A window of Haliscomenobacter hydrossis DSM 1100 contains these coding sequences:
- a CDS encoding sulfite exporter TauE/SafE family protein, producing the protein MLYSAFLLGFLGSLHCVGMCGPIALALPNASKGWGAVAGALLYNLGRILTYLLLGLIIGAFGRGLFLAGVQSWFSVILGILLIVVAVLSLNIESYIKQFPPVQRLQNWVSRNMAKLLRREGLQTNFLIGALNGLLPCGLVYVAIAGAVLSDTWIQSALYMGGFGAGTLPLMLGTALAGQFISLNWRQRLRRLSPILLGLFGLYFMARGINFHLPETMRFWEIGQEIPVCH; encoded by the coding sequence ATGCTCTATTCTGCATTTTTGCTGGGCTTTTTGGGGAGTTTGCATTGCGTTGGCATGTGTGGACCCATTGCTTTGGCATTGCCGAATGCCTCCAAAGGTTGGGGGGCAGTTGCGGGAGCATTACTATATAACCTTGGCCGAATCCTCACCTATCTGTTGTTGGGACTAATCATTGGGGCTTTTGGCCGAGGTTTGTTTTTGGCGGGCGTGCAATCCTGGTTTTCAGTCATTCTGGGAATTTTGCTGATCGTCGTTGCCGTGCTTTCTTTAAACATAGAATCCTACATCAAGCAGTTTCCTCCGGTGCAACGCTTACAAAACTGGGTGTCGCGCAACATGGCCAAATTGCTCCGCCGCGAGGGTTTACAAACCAATTTTTTGATTGGAGCACTCAATGGTTTGTTACCCTGCGGACTGGTCTACGTGGCCATTGCCGGCGCAGTATTGAGTGATACCTGGATCCAAAGTGCCTTGTACATGGGTGGTTTTGGGGCCGGCACTTTACCATTGATGCTAGGCACCGCCCTGGCCGGACAGTTCATCAGTTTGAATTGGCGACAACGATTGCGTAGGCTCAGTCCCATCTTGTTGGGCTTGTTTGGCTTGTATTTTATGGCGCGGGGCATCAATTTCCATTTGCCCGAGACAATGCGGTTTTGGGAGATTGGGCAGGAGATTCCGGTTTGTCATTAA
- a CDS encoding CotH kinase family protein produces MKYSALVAIVFLGFLGINSCSKDAAIDNPDRDVTEVDPQSYNPDWAESSHGNVTPDYATAFPQSSVNQIEITLGTNKWTAIRNNMKAIFGYDFGARANAGGGMVNTESEYVDATLKFNNKTWKNVGFRLKGNSTLNQAWGQGNYKLPFRLNFDKFEDEYPGIKNQHFYGFEELTFSPGAKDQSLIREKVAADIFRMAGVPAAQTAFYRVYIDFGAGMKYCGVYTAVEIPEDKMVKSQFGEEKGNVYKPESRLATFIQAEFEKKNNEEAADYTDVQAFISALNSSTRSSNPIQWRSNLEATFHVDHYLKYLAVNNAIVNWDSYGAIAHNYYLYNHTQNKLTWIPWDHNEALSGSPGISGSVSSGPGGMGRNAVSLSMNEVSSTWPLLKYVAEDPTYLATYKSYLKSFKDNVFTESAMNALFEKYHSLISPYVVGANGEQGGYTYLSSSTSFAAALSELKAHVSNRRVLISSYVP; encoded by the coding sequence ATGAAGTACTCCGCACTTGTCGCAATTGTGTTTTTGGGCTTCCTTGGCATAAACTCTTGTTCCAAAGATGCTGCCATCGACAACCCCGACCGCGATGTGACCGAGGTTGATCCCCAAAGTTACAACCCTGATTGGGCGGAATCAAGTCACGGCAACGTTACGCCAGACTACGCCACGGCCTTCCCACAATCATCCGTCAACCAAATCGAGATTACGCTAGGCACCAATAAATGGACGGCTATTCGCAACAACATGAAAGCGATATTTGGCTACGATTTTGGTGCCCGGGCTAATGCGGGCGGGGGCATGGTGAATACAGAATCCGAATACGTCGATGCAACCCTAAAGTTCAACAACAAGACCTGGAAAAATGTAGGTTTTCGCCTGAAAGGCAATTCCACGTTGAATCAGGCCTGGGGGCAAGGCAACTACAAATTACCTTTCAGGTTAAATTTTGATAAATTTGAGGACGAATACCCCGGGATCAAAAACCAGCATTTTTATGGCTTTGAAGAGCTCACTTTTTCGCCAGGGGCCAAAGATCAATCGCTGATTCGTGAAAAAGTGGCGGCTGATATTTTTCGGATGGCAGGTGTACCTGCGGCACAAACCGCGTTTTACCGAGTGTACATCGACTTTGGGGCTGGAATGAAATATTGTGGCGTATATACCGCAGTGGAAATCCCCGAAGACAAAATGGTCAAAAGCCAGTTCGGGGAAGAAAAAGGCAATGTGTATAAGCCAGAATCCAGACTCGCCACGTTTATCCAGGCTGAGTTTGAAAAAAAGAACAACGAAGAAGCGGCTGATTACACAGATGTTCAAGCTTTTATCAGTGCGTTGAACAGCAGTACCCGCAGCAGCAACCCAATCCAATGGCGCTCCAATCTGGAGGCCACGTTTCATGTGGATCACTATCTAAAATACCTGGCGGTCAACAACGCCATCGTGAACTGGGATAGCTACGGTGCCATTGCCCACAACTATTATTTGTACAACCACACTCAAAATAAATTGACCTGGATTCCCTGGGACCACAACGAAGCCTTGAGTGGAAGTCCTGGTATATCTGGCAGTGTAAGCTCGGGTCCCGGAGGGATGGGGCGCAACGCGGTGTCTTTGAGTATGAATGAAGTCAGCAGTACCTGGCCTTTGTTGAAGTATGTGGCCGAAGATCCGACCTACCTGGCGACTTACAAGAGCTACTTGAAATCATTTAAGGACAATGTATTCACCGAAAGCGCCATGAATGCCCTTTTTGAAAAATACCATAGCCTGATTTCGCCCTACGTGGTTGGTGCAAATGGTGAACAAGGCGGCTACACCTACCTTAGCAGCAGTACTTCTTTTGCCGCTGCGCTCAGCGAGTTAAAAGCACACGTGAGCAATCGCCGAGTTTTGATCTCAAGTTATGTACCTTAA
- a CDS encoding RNA polymerase sigma factor, whose product MSTETPSLVFQELVEQHRGILFKVAKAYCPNEEEQQDLVQEMMIQIWQSLHRYNPQYKISTWLYRIALNVAISHYRKNIHRQRKQSTISAHVASTPDLDASEKEHQLKLLEQFINELKELDKALMVLYLEDRSHAEIAEIIGISVSNVATKIGRIKDKLKQRFSQQKNQEK is encoded by the coding sequence ATGTCTACAGAAACTCCAAGCCTAGTCTTCCAGGAACTCGTCGAGCAACACCGGGGCATTTTGTTCAAGGTGGCGAAAGCGTATTGCCCGAATGAAGAAGAGCAGCAGGACTTGGTTCAGGAAATGATGATCCAGATTTGGCAGTCCTTGCACCGTTACAATCCACAATACAAAATCTCCACCTGGTTGTACCGGATTGCTTTAAATGTGGCCATTTCACACTACCGAAAAAATATACATCGCCAGCGCAAGCAGTCTACAATCAGTGCTCATGTAGCATCGACACCAGACCTGGATGCATCGGAAAAAGAGCATCAACTGAAGCTGTTGGAACAATTCATCAACGAACTCAAGGAATTGGATAAAGCTTTGATGGTTCTGTATTTGGAAGATCGTAGCCATGCTGAAATTGCGGAGATTATCGGGATTTCTGTAAGCAATGTAGCGACCAAAATTGGCCGCATCAAAGACAAATTGAAACAACGTTTTTCACAACAAAAAAATCAAGAAAAATGA
- the dnaA gene encoding chromosomal replication initiator protein DnaA — protein sequence MVKDHATVWESCLQNIRNNVNMQAFRTWFEPIKPVRLDGNALTIQVPNKYFYEWLEEHYVSLLKTSIRSQLGDKGRLEYQILVSDSREEERRKSIAGNGMGNNYSNGNGSSVSLSDQVPYYNNVDTDSIKNPFVIPGIKKMKVDPQLNPNYRFDNYIEGDCNRLARSAGHAISRKPGQTSFNPLVIFGNVGLGKTHLAQAIGNEILDKFPTKTVLYVSSEKFTNQIIAGIKNNAINDVVTFYQLIDVLIVDDIQFLEGKKKTQDIFFHIFNQLHQNGKQIILTSDRPPKDLQDMEERLISRFKWGLSADLQAPDLETRIAILEYKMMQEGVEIAQDVTEFICYNIKNNIRELEGVLISLIAQSSLNRREIDIDLAKEVVRNFVTEINKEITVEFIQKLVADYFKVPVETLNGKTRKRSIVIARQLSMYLAKNMTDRSLKALGEVFGGRDHSTVIYSCRTVQDLMETDPFFKETVSDLEKKIRMSLSEK from the coding sequence ATGGTTAAAGATCATGCTACAGTGTGGGAGAGCTGTCTGCAAAACATTCGCAACAATGTTAACATGCAGGCATTCAGGACTTGGTTTGAGCCCATCAAGCCCGTACGGCTCGATGGGAACGCGCTGACCATTCAGGTACCCAACAAGTACTTTTACGAATGGTTGGAAGAACACTATGTGTCGCTACTCAAAACGAGCATCCGTAGTCAGCTGGGTGACAAAGGTCGCCTGGAGTATCAGATTTTGGTAAGTGATTCTCGTGAAGAGGAGAGACGTAAATCAATTGCTGGAAATGGCATGGGGAATAACTACTCCAATGGCAATGGCAGTTCCGTATCCCTCTCCGACCAGGTGCCTTACTACAATAATGTGGATACCGATTCCATCAAAAATCCCTTTGTCATTCCGGGGATCAAAAAGATGAAGGTCGATCCTCAGCTCAACCCCAACTACCGTTTTGACAATTACATTGAAGGAGACTGCAACCGTTTGGCGCGCTCGGCTGGTCATGCCATTTCGCGCAAACCTGGACAAACTTCTTTCAACCCCCTGGTTATCTTTGGCAATGTAGGTTTGGGCAAAACCCACCTTGCACAAGCCATTGGCAACGAAATTTTGGATAAATTCCCGACCAAAACCGTGTTGTACGTTTCGTCGGAAAAATTTACCAATCAGATCATCGCCGGGATCAAAAACAATGCCATCAACGATGTGGTGACTTTTTACCAACTCATCGATGTGCTGATCGTAGACGATATTCAGTTTTTGGAAGGCAAGAAAAAGACCCAAGACATCTTTTTCCATATTTTCAATCAGCTGCACCAAAACGGCAAACAAATCATCCTGACTTCTGACCGTCCGCCCAAGGACCTTCAGGACATGGAAGAACGTCTGATTTCCCGCTTCAAGTGGGGACTTTCGGCGGATTTGCAAGCGCCAGACCTCGAAACCCGCATCGCCATCCTGGAGTACAAAATGATGCAGGAAGGGGTGGAAATTGCGCAGGATGTCACCGAGTTCATTTGCTACAACATCAAAAACAACATCCGCGAACTGGAAGGGGTACTGATCAGCTTGATTGCCCAGTCTTCCCTCAATCGTCGCGAAATCGATATCGATTTAGCTAAAGAAGTGGTGCGGAACTTTGTCACCGAGATCAATAAAGAAATCACGGTGGAGTTCATCCAAAAACTGGTAGCGGATTATTTCAAAGTTCCGGTAGAAACCCTCAACGGCAAAACCCGTAAACGTTCAATCGTGATTGCGCGCCAGCTCAGCATGTACCTGGCCAAAAACATGACCGACCGCTCTTTGAAGGCACTCGGCGAAGTTTTTGGTGGCCGCGACCACAGTACTGTGATTTACTCTTGTCGCACCGTACAGGATTTGATGGAAACGGATCCGTTTTTCAAAGAAACCGTGAGTGATTTGGAGAAGAAGATTCGCATGAGTTTGAGCGAAAAATAG